The following are encoded together in the Actinoplanes sp. N902-109 genome:
- a CDS encoding N-acetylmuramoyl-L-alanine amidase, translated as MAQSPEYADLRWMPPKSWTEAARTGVQLVVIHTTEGAARPGAATDGAAYDQRRTDGTSTHFFHDSDATVQCVRTKDQAHTARTQGNRRGVHHELCTRAGSANWSDAYHQAMLARVARQAARDAKKWGIPVRHLTVDQVAAGEKGFCGHVDITRAFPADRGTHTDPGTDFPWSQFLDMVRAEMEDDMTTKAEFVSWLKDPEVRTALCSALVNTDNVIPAPGAPKPGKNPDGTPVNTHWGAGSYFRLTYEKAEAARQFALAANSAIAKLAGKDPVDEKAVAAAVLEGLDPTLIAAAIPAELAQQVANELATRLAS; from the coding sequence ATGGCGCAATCTCCCGAGTACGCCGACCTGCGGTGGATGCCGCCGAAGTCCTGGACCGAGGCGGCCCGCACCGGCGTGCAGCTGGTGGTCATCCACACCACCGAAGGCGCCGCCCGGCCCGGCGCGGCCACCGACGGCGCCGCGTACGACCAGCGGCGCACCGACGGCACCAGCACGCACTTCTTCCACGACAGCGACGCGACCGTGCAGTGCGTGCGCACCAAGGACCAGGCGCACACCGCCCGCACCCAAGGCAACCGCCGCGGCGTGCACCACGAGCTGTGCACCCGCGCCGGCAGCGCGAACTGGAGCGACGCCTACCACCAGGCGATGCTCGCCCGTGTCGCCCGGCAGGCCGCGCGGGACGCCAAGAAGTGGGGCATCCCGGTCCGGCACCTGACCGTCGACCAGGTCGCCGCCGGCGAGAAGGGCTTCTGCGGGCACGTCGACATCACTCGCGCGTTCCCCGCCGACCGGGGCACGCACACCGACCCGGGCACCGACTTCCCGTGGTCGCAGTTCCTGGACATGGTCCGGGCCGAGATGGAGGACGACATGACGACCAAGGCCGAGTTCGTGAGCTGGCTCAAGGACCCCGAGGTGCGCACCGCGCTGTGCTCGGCGCTGGTCAACACCGACAACGTGATCCCCGCGCCGGGGGCGCCGAAGCCGGGCAAGAACCCCGACGGCACGCCGGTCAACACGCACTGGGGCGCCGGATCGTACTTTCGCCTGACCTACGAGAAGGCCGAGGCCGCCCGGCAGTTCGCCCTGGCCGCCAACAGCGCGATCGCGAAACTGGCCGGCAAGGACCCCGTCGACGAGAAGGCCGTCGCCGCAGCCGTCCTCGAGGGCCTGGACCCGACGCTGATCGCCGCGGCGATCCCGGCCGAGCTGGCGCAGCAGGTCGCCAACGAGCTCGCCACCCGGCTCGCGTCCTAG
- a CDS encoding DUF2829 domain-containing protein, protein MIERNTMDFGMALAAVKTGCKITRAGWNGKDMFVVHQKGYPDGIPINANTAEATGIPQGTVCAFRPYLMMKTVDGEFVPWVASQTDLLAEDWALVD, encoded by the coding sequence ATGATCGAGAGGAACACCATGGACTTCGGCATGGCGCTCGCCGCCGTCAAGACCGGATGCAAGATCACCCGAGCCGGGTGGAACGGCAAGGACATGTTCGTCGTGCACCAGAAGGGCTACCCGGACGGCATCCCGATCAACGCCAACACCGCCGAGGCGACCGGCATCCCGCAAGGCACGGTGTGCGCCTTCCGGCCCTACCTGATGATGAAGACGGTCGACGGCGAGTTCGTGCCCTGGGTCGCGTCGCAGACCGACCTGCTCGCCGAGGACTGGGCGCTGGTGGATTAG
- a CDS encoding DUF2637 domain-containing protein: MQEQKLIVLRRIVRGVLALALAVSLVANVLHAQDNVISQAISAWPPLALMLTVELISRIPVSSFWLATARIMATTAIAGIAAWVSYWHMVAVAKHYGEANYGSEYLWPLTVDGLAIVASIGLVEISGRLASRAAGHKPASEAASSTPSWPVPEWLASDDHEVDTADPWDTYSKPVAPTVSEPVSLAEQVGQEAADEVGQILGHNLDAEVATWAASTDGHREVELAKAKVATPVARRTTASYDQDAARAVIREQLDLDFPASAIDERVANQFGVSARTARRLRGQVANEPVSGPPSDVQDGDR; this comes from the coding sequence ATGCAGGAGCAGAAGCTGATCGTGCTGCGCCGCATCGTCCGCGGAGTGCTGGCCTTGGCCTTGGCCGTGAGCCTGGTGGCCAACGTGCTGCACGCACAGGACAACGTCATCAGCCAGGCCATCTCGGCGTGGCCACCGCTGGCCCTGATGCTGACCGTCGAGCTGATCTCGCGGATCCCGGTCAGCTCCTTCTGGCTGGCCACCGCCCGCATCATGGCCACCACGGCCATCGCGGGGATCGCTGCCTGGGTGTCCTACTGGCACATGGTGGCCGTGGCCAAGCACTACGGCGAGGCCAACTACGGCTCCGAGTACCTGTGGCCGCTGACCGTGGATGGCCTGGCCATCGTGGCCAGCATCGGCCTCGTCGAGATCAGCGGCCGCCTGGCCAGCCGCGCCGCAGGACACAAACCGGCCAGCGAAGCGGCCAGCTCGACGCCCTCGTGGCCAGTCCCGGAGTGGCTGGCCAGCGATGACCACGAGGTGGACACGGCGGACCCGTGGGACACCTACTCGAAGCCGGTGGCTCCCACCGTCTCCGAGCCGGTGTCGCTGGCCGAGCAGGTTGGCCAGGAGGCGGCTGACGAGGTTGGCCAGATCCTTGGCCACAACCTGGACGCCGAGGTGGCCACGTGGGCGGCCAGCACCGATGGCCACCGCGAGGTCGAGCTGGCCAAGGCGAAGGTGGCCACGCCGGTGGCCAGGAGGACGACGGCCAGCTACGACCAGGACGCCGCGCGCGCCGTGATCCGGGAGCAGTTGGACCTGGACTTCCCCGCCTCGGCGATCGACGAGCGGGTGGCCAACCAGTTCGGGGTCTCCGCCCGGACGGCACGACGGCTGCGTGGCCAGGTGGCCAACGAGCCGGTCAGCGGCCCGCCGTCGGACGTCCAGGACGGCGACCGGTGA
- a CDS encoding tyrosine-type recombinase/integrase: MSLIADYEEWMRSRRKRPRTIDDRIKTLRRMDRELPCGLEMATGQEIEAWVFRDEWSDNTLATYFGHAKAFFVWATASTAPRLSFNPMETLLPPDSPRGLPRPVTDSQLEHILTAAIEPYRTWSLLAAYEGLRCMEISGLQREHITEDRLRVVAGKGGKEGYVPTHPLVWEAVEPLPRGPIAWTIRGAHASPDYVSIRTACYFRRKLGLPGVGLHMLRHWFGTNLMRQTKNLRTVQEMMRHASPNTTAVYTLVTSEERRAATLTLPTFTTTPPESC, translated from the coding sequence ATGTCACTCATCGCGGACTATGAGGAATGGATGCGTAGTCGTCGAAAGCGACCGCGGACCATCGATGACCGGATCAAAACTCTGAGACGAATGGACCGAGAGCTTCCTTGCGGCCTGGAAATGGCCACCGGGCAGGAGATCGAGGCATGGGTTTTCAGGGACGAGTGGTCGGACAACACACTCGCTACGTACTTCGGCCACGCCAAGGCCTTCTTCGTCTGGGCAACGGCCTCCACCGCTCCACGCCTTAGCTTCAACCCCATGGAGACGCTGCTGCCTCCAGACTCGCCTCGAGGGCTGCCCCGCCCGGTCACCGACAGCCAGCTGGAGCACATCCTCACTGCCGCCATCGAGCCGTATCGGACCTGGTCCCTGCTCGCTGCGTATGAGGGACTGCGATGCATGGAGATTTCAGGCCTCCAACGCGAACACATCACCGAGGACCGTCTGCGAGTCGTTGCCGGCAAAGGCGGCAAAGAGGGCTACGTCCCGACGCACCCGCTGGTCTGGGAAGCGGTCGAGCCGCTCCCCCGCGGGCCGATTGCCTGGACGATCCGCGGTGCGCATGCGTCGCCGGACTACGTCAGCATCCGGACCGCGTGCTACTTCCGACGCAAACTCGGCTTGCCCGGCGTTGGCCTGCACATGCTGCGGCACTGGTTTGGCACCAACCTCATGCGCCAGACGAAGAACCTGCGCACCGTCCAAGAGATGATGCGCCACGCCTCGCCCAACACCACCGCCGTCTACACGCTCGTGACGAGCGAGGAGCGCAGGGCGGCCACCCTGACGCTCCCCACCTTCACCACTACGCCACCGGAATCCTGCTGA
- a CDS encoding C40 family peptidase, which translates to MKWQGRGGVALRVRPWWRPLALTAATAAAIAALFNPVPALATPEAPPGIPGAVPDTGSAPFIPGNGAITMPGQQQTIGSTPTTTNPATTTPTSTTPIVTGVTTDPVMKKIEAARTATAKAGEQLAKIDEDVALANQQLTTANAKVAQTQAAVTAAQQEVEAAAASSVRDAAALPPGSLISGLQDLDSLARMQRGESATQQAAARQLTIVQAAYAAALAEQQQLTAQIKTLGDSRTAKQAELDKATAAQQKIEQANSDAIAASDAAEAVQDAAVGAPIVAGEGQGRSADPRAVAALKIALAQRGDPYVWSTEGPNTFDCSGLMFYSYRSAPAGNFPLRRVSRDQFDQTRDKLVDRYSLLPGDLLFFSYSSSWQDIHHVAMYAGQGMMVEAPRTGLDVRLVPVRWTRLFAATRIYGSVEGTVEGPALGTPDPETPSNHTPGTTKPNPGQTTKPPTTKPTKPTPTPSQTKPSPTPSQTKPSPTPSQTKPSPTPSQTKPSPTPSETKPSATPTTTKPSPTADPTTSAPEAEPKPTETTTKAPASQETKSPSATAETKTPSATAGTKSPSAATSHSRTASASATASAEAKQSD; encoded by the coding sequence ATGAAGTGGCAGGGCCGAGGTGGTGTTGCGCTACGGGTTCGCCCCTGGTGGCGCCCGCTGGCACTCACAGCGGCAACTGCCGCGGCGATCGCTGCGCTCTTCAACCCCGTGCCCGCGCTGGCCACGCCCGAGGCTCCGCCGGGCATCCCGGGTGCCGTGCCCGACACCGGGTCCGCGCCGTTCATCCCCGGCAACGGCGCGATCACCATGCCCGGCCAGCAGCAGACCATCGGCAGCACGCCGACCACGACCAACCCGGCCACGACCACCCCGACGTCCACGACACCGATCGTCACCGGGGTCACCACCGACCCCGTGATGAAGAAGATCGAGGCGGCCCGCACCGCGACCGCCAAGGCGGGCGAGCAGCTCGCCAAGATCGATGAGGACGTCGCCCTCGCCAATCAGCAGCTCACCACCGCGAACGCCAAGGTCGCCCAGACCCAGGCCGCGGTCACGGCCGCTCAGCAGGAGGTCGAGGCCGCGGCGGCTTCGTCCGTACGGGATGCGGCCGCTCTGCCACCCGGATCGCTGATCTCCGGGCTGCAGGATCTCGACTCGCTGGCCCGCATGCAGCGCGGCGAGTCGGCGACCCAGCAGGCCGCGGCCCGTCAGCTCACGATCGTGCAGGCGGCTTACGCGGCCGCCCTCGCGGAGCAGCAGCAGCTGACCGCCCAGATCAAGACGCTCGGCGACAGCCGGACGGCCAAACAGGCCGAGCTCGACAAGGCGACCGCCGCGCAGCAGAAGATCGAGCAGGCGAACTCCGACGCGATCGCCGCCTCGGACGCCGCCGAGGCCGTCCAGGACGCCGCCGTCGGGGCGCCCATCGTCGCCGGTGAGGGGCAGGGCCGCAGCGCCGACCCGCGGGCCGTGGCCGCGCTCAAGATCGCACTGGCGCAGCGCGGCGACCCGTACGTGTGGTCCACCGAGGGGCCGAACACGTTCGACTGCTCCGGGCTGATGTTCTACTCCTACCGCTCGGCCCCGGCCGGCAACTTCCCGCTCCGGCGGGTGTCGCGCGACCAGTTCGACCAGACCCGCGACAAGCTGGTGGACCGCTACTCGCTGCTCCCGGGCGACCTGCTGTTCTTCAGCTACTCGAGCAGCTGGCAGGACATCCACCACGTCGCCATGTACGCCGGCCAGGGCATGATGGTCGAGGCACCGCGCACCGGTCTCGACGTACGACTCGTCCCGGTGCGGTGGACCAGGCTGTTCGCGGCGACCCGCATCTACGGCTCGGTGGAGGGCACGGTCGAGGGTCCGGCGCTGGGCACTCCCGACCCGGAGACGCCGAGCAACCACACCCCGGGCACCACCAAGCCCAACCCCGGGCAGACGACCAAGCCGCCGACGACCAAGCCGACGAAGCCGACGCCCACGCCGTCGCAGACCAAGCCGTCTCCCACGCCCTCGCAGACCAAGCCGTCGCCGACCCCGTCGCAGACGAAGCCGTCGCCCACCCCGTCGCAGACCAAGCCGTCCCCGACCCCGTCGGAGACCAAGCCGTCCGCGACACCGACGACGACCAAGCCGTCGCCCACGGCCGACCCGACGACCTCGGCACCCGAGGCCGAGCCGAAGCCGACCGAGACGACCACCAAGGCGCCCGCCTCGCAGGAGACCAAGTCGCCGTCGGCCACCGCGGAGACCAAGACCCCGTCGGCCACCGCCGGGACCAAGTCACCCTCGGCCGCGACGTCGCACTCCAGGACGGCCTCGGCCTCGGCTACCGCGTCGGCCGAGGCAAAACAATCCGACTGA
- the mqnE gene encoding aminofutalosine synthase MqnE: protein MDVGLKRELEAKVLAGERLTREDGIALYDSDDLAWLGRLAHHKRTELNGDRVMFNVNRHLNLTNVCSASCAYCSFQRKPGEKDAYTMRIDEAVRKAKEMEDEQLTELHIVNGLHPTLPWRYYPKVLRELKAALPNVKLKCFTATEVQWFEKISGLPAGEILDELMDAGLESLTGGGAEIFDWEVRQHIVDHNTHWEDWSRIHRLAHEKGMKTPATMLYGHIEEPRHRVDHVLRLRELQDETGGFAVFIPLRYQHDFVDSADGKIRNRIQARTTMAAPAESLKTFAVSRLMFDNVPHVKCFWVMHGLSVAQLSLNFGADDLDGSVVEYKITHDADSYGTPATMHRTDLLDLIWDAGFQPVERNTRYEVVREYDKPTPLAERRSEPQQVWA, encoded by the coding sequence ATGGACGTCGGACTCAAGCGCGAGCTCGAGGCAAAGGTTCTGGCCGGTGAGCGGCTCACCCGCGAGGACGGCATCGCGCTGTACGACTCCGACGACCTGGCCTGGCTCGGGCGGCTGGCCCACCACAAACGCACCGAGCTGAACGGCGACCGGGTGATGTTCAACGTCAACCGGCACCTCAACCTGACCAACGTCTGCTCGGCCAGCTGTGCCTACTGCTCGTTCCAGCGCAAGCCGGGCGAGAAGGACGCCTACACGATGCGCATCGACGAGGCCGTCCGCAAGGCCAAGGAGATGGAGGACGAGCAGCTCACCGAGTTGCACATCGTCAACGGCCTGCACCCGACGCTGCCCTGGCGTTACTACCCCAAGGTGCTGCGCGAGCTGAAGGCCGCGCTGCCCAACGTCAAGCTCAAGTGCTTCACGGCCACCGAAGTGCAGTGGTTCGAGAAGATCAGCGGCCTGCCCGCCGGCGAGATCCTCGACGAGCTGATGGACGCCGGGCTGGAGTCGCTGACCGGCGGTGGGGCGGAGATCTTCGACTGGGAGGTCCGCCAGCACATCGTCGACCACAACACCCACTGGGAGGACTGGTCGCGGATCCACCGCCTGGCCCACGAGAAAGGCATGAAGACCCCGGCGACCATGCTGTACGGCCACATCGAGGAGCCTCGGCACCGGGTCGACCACGTGCTGCGCCTGCGTGAGCTGCAGGACGAGACGGGTGGCTTCGCGGTGTTCATCCCGCTGCGCTACCAGCACGACTTCGTCGACTCGGCCGACGGCAAGATCCGCAACCGCATCCAGGCGCGCACCACGATGGCCGCGCCGGCCGAGTCGCTCAAGACGTTCGCGGTCTCCCGCCTGATGTTCGACAACGTGCCGCACGTCAAGTGCTTCTGGGTCATGCACGGTCTCTCGGTGGCCCAGCTGTCGCTCAACTTCGGTGCCGACGACCTCGACGGTTCGGTGGTCGAATACAAGATCACCCATGACGCCGACTCGTACGGCACCCCGGCCACCATGCACCGCACCGACCTGCTCGACCTGATCTGGGACGCGGGCTTCCAGCCGGTCGAGCGCAACACCCGCTACGAAGTGGTCCGCGAGTACGACAAGCCGACCCCACTCGCCGAGCGCCGCAGCGAACCCCAGCAGGTGTGGGCGTAA
- a CDS encoding DUF4229 domain-containing protein, with translation MSPAVKYTLGRLGLFIVVFALLTPVPLNFLVKAMIALLASAAFSYFLLAKWRNEMAEQLGTVAERRAAEKQRLRAALAGDEAAAAAGDRVAPAPNHSAPAAAPAPAAKQTPPADAAIADPRDRH, from the coding sequence ATGAGTCCCGCCGTCAAGTACACGCTCGGCCGCCTCGGACTGTTCATCGTGGTGTTCGCGCTGCTCACGCCGGTGCCACTGAACTTCCTGGTGAAAGCGATGATCGCCCTGCTCGCTTCGGCCGCCTTCTCCTACTTCCTCCTGGCAAAATGGCGCAACGAGATGGCCGAACAACTCGGCACCGTCGCCGAACGCCGAGCCGCCGAAAAACAACGCCTCCGCGCCGCCCTGGCCGGCGACGAAGCAGCAGCCGCCGCCGGCGACCGCGTCGCCCCGGCCCCCAACCACTCGGCGCCTGCCGCTGCACCGGCCCCCGCCGCCAAGCAGACCCCGCCCGCGGACGCCGCAATCGCCGACCCCCGCGACCGCCACTAA